The following coding sequences lie in one Helicoverpa armigera isolate CAAS_96S chromosome 8, ASM3070526v1, whole genome shotgun sequence genomic window:
- the LOC110375874 gene encoding alanine--glyoxylate aminotransferase: protein MSSNKFIVPPPRIVDREVVKPLLCGPGPCDYWPSVAEALSKPVLTPICDEFFSVLDDIRAGLQYVFQTRSKLVLAMSGSGHSGMEAVISNLVGRGETLLIASRGIWDQRANIIANRYGIKVETVSIPMNVTFSAEQLEPELKRLRPTAMFITHGDSSTGTLQNLQGLGDLCHKYGTLLLVDTVVTLGAVPFFMDEWGVDGVYTSTQKAFSGPAGITPVAFSARAEEKIKTRKHDPPFYFDIKLLASQWNCYGSTRTYHHTMSPPLFWALRCCLQEIAKETLPASWARHEATTARFHKRLREYSFEFLVPKPEDRLATVTTVVLPKGYDYMEFVKTMRARHNILIFAGLGPTVGKALRIGLMGVNSTIQVADAVADAMADTLRALKKSSL from the exons ATGTCGTCAAACAAGTTCATAGTGCCTCCTCCGAGGATAGTGGACCGAGAGGTGGTGAAGCCACTGCTGTGTGGGCCCGGCCCCTGCGACTACTGGCCTTCAGTGGCAGAAGCACTTAGCAAGCCTGTCCTCACACCTATTTGCGATGAGTTCTTCAGC GTCCTAGATGACATCCGTGCAGGTTTGCAGTATGTGTTCCAAACTCGAAGTAAGCTTGTGTTAGCGATGAGTGGATCAGGTCACTCAGGCATGGAGGCGGTGATCAGCAACCTGGTGGGACGTGGGGAGACCCTGCTCATTGCTTCGAGAGGCATATGGGATCAGCGAGCTAACATCATAGCCAACAGATATG GCATCAAAGTAGAGACTGTCAGCATACCGATGAACGTGACATTCAGTGCTGAACAACTAGAGCCTGAACTAAAGAGATTGCGTCCCACCGCTATGTTCATCACCCATGGTGACTCCTCGACTGGCACACTGCAGAACCTACAGGGTTTGGGGGATCTTTGTCATAA ATATGGGACCTTGCTGTTAGTGGATACAGTGGTTACACTGGGAGCAGTTCCATTCTTTATGGACGAATGGGGAGTGGATGGAGTGTACACCTCCACCCAGAAGGCGTTCAGTGGACCAGCAGGAATCACTCCCGTGGCATTCAGCGCCCGTGCCGA AGAAAAAATAAAGACGAGAAAACATGATCCTCCGTTCTACTTCGACATAAAGTTGTTAGCGTCACAGTGGAACTGCTACGGAAGCACAAGGAC ATACCACCACACAATGAGTCCTCCTCTATTCTGGGCGCTGCGCTGTTGTCTCCAAGAGATCGCTAAGGAGACCCTACCGGCCTCCTGGGCTCGCCACGAGGCCACCACGGCTCGTTTCCACAAGCGTCTACGGGAGTACTCCTTCGAGTTCCTGGTGCCGAAGCCTGAAGACCGCCTGGCTACCGTCACGACGGTGGTGCTGCCTAAGGGATATGATTATATGGAGTTTGTCAAGACTATGAGGGCGAG ACACAACATCCTGATATTCGCCGGTCTGGGCCCGACGGTTGGCAAGGCTCTGCGCATCGGCCTCATGGGAGTCAACTCCACCATACAGGTTGCTGATGCTGTGGCTGATGCCATGGCGGACACTCTACGAGCTCTGAAGAAATCTTcgctttaa
- the LOC126054153 gene encoding alanine--glyoxylate aminotransferase, with translation MSSDNLLVSAPSIVDRDFVKPKLYGPGPCDYWPSMEEALSKPIITPNCDEFYNVLDDIRAGLQYVFQTKSKLVLAMSGAGHAGMEAVISNLVGRGETLLIASRGIWDQRAFIIANRLGIKTEVITAPTNATFSLEQLEPALKRLRPAALFITHGDSSTGTVQKMDGLGELCHRYGALLLVDTVVSLIGVPFLMDEWGVDGAFTATQKAFSGPAGISPVAFSALAEEKINSRNFEPPFYFDVKLQAHQWNCYGDTRSYHHTLCAPMLWALRCCLQEITRETLPVSWARHAASTAHFHKRLQEYGFQLFVPKPDDRLATVTTVVLPPGIDYLEFTKYLREKHNILILEGRGPTVGKALRIGIMGVNATTKVADTLADALADARKAFQSTNK, from the exons ATGTCATCGGACAATTTACTAGTATCCGCACCAAGCATAGTGGACAGAGATTTTGTGAAGCCGAAGCTCTATGGCCCGGGCCCCTGTGACTATTGGCCTTCGATGGAAGAGGCCCTTAGCAAGCCCATCATCACTCCTAATTGTGATGAGTTTTATAAC gttCTAGACGACATTCGCGCAGGTTTGCAGTATGTGTTCCAAACTAAAAGTAAGCTGGTGTTAGCGATGAGTGGAGCTGGTCATGCAGGTATGGAGGCGGTGATCAGTAACCTGGTGGGGCGAGGGGAGACCCTGCTCATCGCGTCCAGGGGTATCTGGGATCAGCGCGCTTTTATCATCGCTAATAGATTAG GTATCAAAACCGAAGTAATCACAGCTCCAACGAACGCAACATTTAGTCTGGAACAATTGGAGCCTGCACTGAAGAGATTGCGTCCGGCCGCCCTGTTCATCACCCATGGTGATTCGTCCACAGGAACCGTGCAGAAAATGGACGGATTGGGGGAACTTTGTCACAG ATATGGAGCCCTTCTCCTAGTAGATACAGTGGTCTCTCTGATTGGAGTACCCTTCCTAATGGACGAATGGGGAGTAGATGGGGCATTCACTGCTACCCAGAAGGCGTTCAGTGGACCAGCAGGAATCTCTCCTGTGGCATTCAGTGCATTAGCAGA GGAAAAGATCAATAGCAGGAACTTTGAACCTCCTTTCTACTTCGACGTAAAATTGCAAGCGCACCAGTGGAACTGCTACGGGGATACAAGATC TTACCACCACACATTATGCGCTCCAATGCTATGGGCCCTCCGTTGCTGTCTCCAAGAGATTACCAGAGAAACTCTACCTGTCTCCTGGGCACGGCACGCAGCCAGCACAGCTCACTTCCACAAGCGGCTTCAAGAGTATGGCTTCCAACTCTTCGTGCCTAAGCCAGATGACAGACTGGCTACTGTCACCACTGTGGTCCTTCCACCGGGCATAGATTACTTGGAGTTCACTAAATATTTGAGAGAAAA GCACAATATCCTGATCTTAGAAGGTCGTGGCCCAACAGTGGGCAAGGCGTTACGCATCGGTATCATGGGAGTAAACGCTACCACTAAGGTTGCGGACACACTGGCCGATGCATTGGCCGATGCTAGGAAAGCTTTTCAGTcaacaaataaatga